From the Sphingomonas suaedae genome, one window contains:
- a CDS encoding DUF736 domain-containing protein, with protein MAAIGYVTRDGNAFKGELKTLSIRADILITPNDRKTSDNQPDYRVTSGGVEVGAGWLRRSETSGKDYVSLSLAAPEFGPRRLYANLGRAAGQTDDDSYAIIWNPAD; from the coding sequence ATGGCTGCCATCGGTTACGTCACTCGCGACGGCAACGCCTTCAAAGGCGAACTCAAGACCCTATCGATCCGGGCAGACATCCTGATCACGCCCAACGATCGCAAGACCAGCGACAATCAGCCCGACTATCGCGTGACTTCGGGCGGGGTCGAAGTGGGAGCCGGCTGGCTTCGCCGCAGCGAAACCTCGGGCAAGGACTATGTGTCGCTCAGCCTCGCGGCACCTGAATTCGGACCTCGTCGGCTCTATGCCAATCTCGGCCGTGCCGCCGGCCAGACCGATGACGACAGCTACGCCATCATCTGGAATCCGGCCGACTGA